One region of Diabrotica undecimpunctata isolate CICGRU chromosome 6, icDiaUnde3, whole genome shotgun sequence genomic DNA includes:
- the LOC140444071 gene encoding uncharacterized protein: MEVKEETCKIEIENNEIDVFLDIFKTEFVKETKGESKNDTYDCLEFTDPSVKTEIGQNEYTAMSFEEILDNKNFLQGENRMETMKTSPDQSCYEEYVNLQPEETILNKPEIGQELYNCDICFKKFIESRYLEIHLRTHTGQKSNECEKSYACEICFKRFTTAEYLQCHLKRHISVKGENPYKCEICLKKISQQSHLKRHMKTHTEEKPYECEICFKRFTVVDSLKRHLRMHTGEKLYKCEICFKQFCEQGNLKRHMKIHTRDKPYACEICFNRFTTAEYLQCHSKKHISVKGEKPYKCEICFKQFSEQKHLKRHMKTHTGEKPYECEICFKQFCEQGNLKRHMKIHTRDKPYACEICFKRFTVGDNLKRHLRTHTGEKPYKCEICFKQCSEQSNLKKHMKIHTGEKPYACEICFKRFTQSSSLKTHLSIHTGMK; encoded by the exons ATGGAAGTTAAGGAGGAGACTtgtaaaatagaaatagaaaataatGAGATTGACGTTTTTCTGGATATCTTTAAAACTGAGTTTGTGAAAGAAACCAAAGGAGAAAGTAAAAATGATACATATGATTGTTTAGAATTTACTGACCCTTCTGTAAAAACTGAAATAGGACAAAATGAATATACAGCTATGTCATTTGAAGAAATACTAGATAATAAaa ATTTTCTCCAAGGGGAGAATAGAATGGAGACTATGAAGACATCACCTGACCAGTCATGCTATGAAGAATATGTGAATCTACAACCCGAAGAAACAATATTAAACAAACCTGAGATTGGACAAGAACTTTACAACTGTGATATTTGTTTCAAGAAATTTATCGAATCGCGATATTTAGAAATACATTTGCGAACACACACTGGACAAAAATCTAATGAGTGTGAAAAATCTTAtgcgtgtgaaatttgttttaagcggttTACTACAGCAGAGTATTTACAATGTCATTTGAAAAGGCATATAAGTGTGAAGGGAGAAAacccttataagtgtgaaatttgtctcaAGAAGATTTCTCAGCAAAGCCATTTGAAAAGGCATATGAAAACACACACTGAGGAAAAACCTTAcgagtgcgaaatttgttttaagcgattTACTGTAGTAGAtagtttgaaaaggcatttgagaatgcatactggggaaaaactttataagtgtgaaatttgttttaagcagttttgtGAGCAAGGTAATTTAAAAAGGCATATGAAAATACACACTCGGGATAAACCTTAcgcatgtgaaatttgttttaatcgGTTTACTACAGCAGAGTATTTACAATGTCATTCGAAAAAGCATATAAGTGTGAagggagaaaaaccttataagtgtgaaatttgttttaagcaattttctgAGCAAAAGCATTTGAAAAGGCATATGAAAacacacactggggaaaaaccttacgagtgtgaaatttgttttaagcagttttgtGAGCAAGGTAATTTAAAAAGGCATATGAAAATACACACTCGGGATAAACCTTAcgcatgtgaaatttgttttaagcgattTACTGTAGGAGAtaatttgaaaaggcatttgagaacgcatactggggaaaaaccttataagtgtgaaatttgttttaagcagtgtTCTGAGCAAAGTAATTTGAAAAAGCATATGAAAatacacactggggaaaaaccttacgcgtgtgaaatttgttttaagcgattTACTCAATCATCTAGTTTGAAAACGCATTTAAGCATACATACTGGAATGAAATAA